Proteins encoded in a region of the Pigmentiphaga litoralis genome:
- a CDS encoding 2-hydroxyacid dehydrogenase, with the protein MTSPSGTLVFSSAFDAFEVWRDALHAHLPGMAIVDAGATGATGEITDPAAIHYALAWKPPEGFFDKMVNLRLIINLGAGVDSLVGRRDLPAGVPITRITDPQMARMMAGYVLFATLRHAREIPHFEQAQRRGQWAYRHPRSPETIRVAVLGLGELGALAASEVQRQGFTVMGWSRSPRQIDGVQCFAGIETLDTVLEQADILVVMLPLTTDTRGLLDRARLSRLPKGAALINVARGALVDQAAMTDLLRDGHIGSATLDVFAQEPLPAGDPLWAMENVLITPHLASVAIPSSSAKQIADNILRVSRREAPANQVDPSRGY; encoded by the coding sequence TGGCGGGACGCGCTGCACGCGCATCTGCCCGGCATGGCCATCGTCGATGCTGGGGCAACAGGCGCGACAGGCGAGATCACCGATCCCGCTGCTATCCACTACGCTTTGGCCTGGAAGCCGCCCGAAGGCTTCTTCGACAAGATGGTGAATCTGCGGCTGATCATCAATCTGGGCGCGGGCGTGGATTCGCTGGTGGGCCGTCGCGACCTTCCGGCGGGTGTGCCGATTACCCGCATTACCGACCCGCAGATGGCGCGCATGATGGCGGGCTATGTGCTGTTTGCCACGCTGCGCCACGCCCGCGAGATCCCGCATTTTGAGCAGGCTCAACGCCGCGGGCAATGGGCGTACCGGCATCCGCGGTCGCCCGAGACGATTCGTGTCGCGGTGCTTGGCCTGGGCGAGCTGGGTGCACTGGCTGCCAGCGAAGTGCAGCGCCAGGGCTTTACCGTGATGGGGTGGTCGCGCAGCCCGCGGCAGATCGACGGTGTGCAATGTTTTGCGGGCATCGAGACGCTGGATACGGTGCTGGAGCAGGCCGACATTCTGGTGGTGATGTTGCCGCTGACGACGGACACGCGCGGCCTGCTGGACCGTGCGCGGCTGTCACGTCTGCCCAAGGGCGCGGCATTGATCAACGTGGCGCGGGGTGCTCTGGTGGACCAGGCGGCGATGACGGACCTGCTGCGCGACGGGCATATCGGGTCGGCGACGCTAGATGTGTTTGCGCAGGAACCCTTGCCTGCGGGCGACCCATTGTGGGCGATGGAAAATGTGTTGATCACGCCGCATCTGGCGTCGGTGGCGATCCCGTCATCGTCGGCGAAGCAAATCGCGGACAACATTTTGCGAGTGTCGCGGAGGGAAGCGCCGGCGAATCAGGTGGATCCTTCGCGCGGGTATTAA
- a CDS encoding ABC transporter permease has protein sequence MRTHHSVSLPLRIAGPVVVFLILAFVMLPVVVAVLAAFNEKAMLSFPPESWSLKWFERVFTYSDFKDGFHASLIVTAWSSVIALVVGTGLAIAVKRLEFVGKETLQAILHSPLVIPHFTLGLGLLILVSQLKLQRGYAVVILCHVMLVLPFVLRSVYVSMENLDERLEQAAASLGASPLKVLFTITVPLLAPGLFGGWLFAAIMSFSEFTASLFITTQATQTLPVSMYNYVREFADPTLAALSAVYIVVTACVLAFANYFLGLGKVLNIEDSH, from the coding sequence ATGCGCACCCACCATTCCGTCTCGTTGCCGCTGCGTATTGCCGGCCCGGTTGTCGTCTTCCTGATCCTGGCCTTCGTCATGCTGCCGGTGGTCGTGGCCGTGCTGGCCGCCTTCAACGAAAAAGCCATGCTCAGCTTCCCGCCCGAAAGCTGGTCGTTGAAATGGTTCGAACGCGTCTTTACCTACAGCGACTTCAAAGACGGCTTTCATGCCAGCCTGATCGTTACCGCATGGTCGTCGGTGATCGCATTGGTCGTCGGCACGGGCCTCGCCATCGCCGTCAAACGGCTGGAATTTGTCGGCAAGGAAACGCTGCAGGCCATCCTGCATTCGCCGCTGGTCATCCCGCATTTCACCTTGGGCCTGGGCCTGTTGATCCTGGTGTCGCAGCTCAAGCTGCAGCGCGGGTATGCCGTGGTGATTCTGTGCCACGTCATGCTGGTGCTGCCCTTTGTGCTGCGCAGCGTCTACGTGTCCATGGAAAACCTGGACGAACGCCTGGAACAGGCCGCCGCCAGCCTGGGCGCATCGCCGCTCAAGGTGCTGTTCACGATCACCGTGCCCCTGCTTGCGCCCGGCTTGTTCGGTGGATGGTTGTTCGCCGCAATCATGTCGTTCAGCGAATTCACGGCGTCCTTGTTCATCACGACCCAGGCCACGCAGACGCTGCCGGTCTCCATGTACAACTATGTCCGCGAATTTGCCGATCCGACCCTGGCCGCGCTGTCGGCGGTCTACATCGTGGTGACCGCCTGTGTGCTTGCGTTTGCCAACTACTTTCTGGGGCTGGGCAAAGTGCTGAACATCGAAGACAGCCACTAG
- a CDS encoding ABC transporter permease, translating into MAMRSGLRASLLSPAFLVAVCICVALLSVFQFSFRAFVPGSMDVGGLTLANFTTLNKSIYLDAFINTLRLSVETTVLSLLVAYPLAYALVRVRRRVLKSAILIISITPLFLGEIVRTYSWIIVLGSNGFLNTMLRKLGIIDQPLSLMFTHLGVLVALVHVTIPVVVLMLATAISHINRDYEKAAQSLGAGPIRTFLTVTLPLSMPGILASVTTAFAWTFSAFATPQMIGGGRVPTVSTLVYQLGFSSMNFPLAASLSVAGLAMTIAALVILGRFTRRMKLAGGH; encoded by the coding sequence ATGGCCATGCGTTCCGGGCTCAGAGCCTCCTTGTTGTCCCCGGCCTTTCTGGTCGCGGTCTGCATCTGCGTGGCGCTGCTCAGTGTCTTCCAGTTCAGCTTCCGGGCCTTCGTGCCCGGATCGATGGACGTTGGTGGCCTGACGCTGGCCAACTTCACCACGCTGAACAAATCGATCTATCTGGATGCGTTCATCAACACGCTGCGGCTTAGCGTCGAGACCACCGTCCTGTCCTTGCTGGTGGCCTATCCACTGGCCTACGCCCTGGTGCGGGTGCGCCGGCGGGTGCTCAAGTCCGCCATTCTCATCATCTCGATCACGCCGCTCTTCCTGGGCGAAATCGTTCGCACCTACTCGTGGATCATCGTCCTGGGCAGCAATGGCTTCTTGAACACGATGCTGCGCAAGCTGGGCATCATCGATCAGCCGCTGTCGCTCATGTTCACCCACCTGGGCGTGCTGGTCGCCCTGGTGCACGTGACCATCCCGGTGGTGGTGCTGATGCTGGCCACCGCCATTTCGCACATCAACCGCGATTACGAAAAGGCAGCCCAAAGCCTGGGCGCCGGCCCCATCCGCACCTTCCTGACCGTGACGCTGCCGCTGTCCATGCCCGGCATTCTGGCCAGCGTGACGACCGCGTTCGCGTGGACCTTCAGCGCGTTTGCCACCCCGCAGATGATAGGCGGGGGCCGCGTGCCGACGGTGTCCACCCTGGTCTATCAACTTGGATTTTCGTCGATGAACTTTCCGCTGGCGGCCAGCCTGAGCGTGGCGGGCCTGGCCATGACCATTGCCGCGCTTGTCATCCTGGGCCGGTTCACCCGGCGCATGAAACTGGCCGGAGGGCACTGA
- a CDS encoding ABC transporter substrate-binding protein, which translates to MIRKLMTAGLLSATLFANVAWAQDALVISTWGGSFRDLIDENIGKEFTKQTGVPVKYVTGGTIDRLNKAKLASTPESDITFTTSHIGWLYANGNLFEKLDTSKIPNYSHLVDQAKISPFHIGSWAYVYTIGYRPDAVPANIKFDSWNDLWKPELKGKLSVPDFDPSHIIAVSAMLSGGDAKTWEKGQEKLKALKPNMKAFYTNDANSQQLIATGETPVQVLLSMNAYYMIGQGVPIKVVMPKEGAVLGVDAMGIMKGSTKTELAYKFMNIALSSDVQSKIVAFKKASPVVDNAKVSAADAALPGVFTTKEQWKSQAIVIDNQLRAEKTAEWRKWFTENLMN; encoded by the coding sequence ATGATCCGAAAACTCATGACTGCCGGTTTGCTGTCGGCAACCTTGTTTGCGAATGTGGCCTGGGCTCAGGATGCCCTCGTCATCAGTACCTGGGGCGGAAGTTTCCGTGACCTCATTGACGAGAACATCGGAAAGGAATTCACGAAGCAGACCGGCGTGCCCGTCAAATACGTGACTGGCGGCACCATCGACCGGCTCAATAAAGCCAAGCTGGCGTCGACCCCCGAAAGCGACATCACCTTCACCACCTCGCATATCGGCTGGCTGTACGCCAACGGCAATCTGTTCGAAAAGCTCGATACGTCCAAGATCCCGAATTACTCGCACCTGGTGGACCAGGCCAAGATCAGCCCCTTCCACATCGGCAGCTGGGCCTACGTCTACACCATCGGCTATCGCCCCGACGCCGTGCCGGCCAACATCAAGTTCGACAGCTGGAACGACCTGTGGAAGCCTGAACTGAAAGGCAAGCTGTCGGTACCCGACTTTGACCCCAGCCACATCATTGCCGTGTCCGCCATGCTGTCGGGTGGCGATGCCAAGACCTGGGAAAAGGGCCAGGAAAAGCTGAAGGCGCTCAAGCCCAACATGAAGGCGTTCTACACCAACGACGCCAACAGCCAGCAACTGATCGCCACGGGCGAAACGCCGGTGCAGGTGCTGCTGTCCATGAATGCGTATTACATGATCGGCCAGGGCGTGCCCATCAAGGTCGTCATGCCGAAAGAAGGCGCCGTGCTGGGCGTCGACGCCATGGGCATCATGAAAGGGTCGACCAAAACCGAACTGGCCTACAAGTTCATGAACATTGCCCTGTCGTCCGACGTGCAGTCCAAGATCGTGGCCTTCAAGAAAGCCAGCCCGGTCGTCGACAACGCCAAGGTGTCCGCCGCCGACGCAGCCTTGCCCGGTGTCTTCACCACCAAGGAACAGTGGAAGTCGCAAGCGATTGTGATCGACAACCAGTTGCGCGCCGAAAAGACGGCCGAATGGCGCAAGTGGTTCACTGAAAACCTGATGAACTGA
- a CDS encoding RidA family protein, whose protein sequence is MKHTRIRTFNTKATYPEQNLDNDLCQAVVARGRTVFLRGQIGQDLDTSESVCIGDVAGQAEQAMKNIAMLMKEAGGELEDICKITIYIIDPRYREAVYRVVGTWLKGVFPVSTGIVVSALARPEWLVEIDATAVIPD, encoded by the coding sequence ATGAAACACACACGCATTCGGACCTTCAACACCAAGGCCACCTACCCCGAGCAGAACCTGGACAACGACCTGTGCCAGGCCGTGGTGGCGCGGGGGCGCACCGTGTTCCTGCGGGGCCAGATCGGCCAGGACCTGGACACGTCGGAAAGCGTCTGCATCGGTGACGTGGCCGGGCAGGCGGAACAGGCCATGAAGAACATTGCCATGCTGATGAAAGAAGCCGGCGGCGAGCTGGAAGACATCTGCAAGATCACGATCTACATCATCGACCCGCGCTATCGCGAGGCGGTGTATCGCGTGGTGGGGACCTGGTTGAAGGGCGTGTTTCCGGTGTCGACCGGGATCGTGGTGTCGGCGTTGGCCCGGCCCGAATGGCTGGTGGAGATCGACGCCACCGCCGTGATCCCGGACTGA
- a CDS encoding DUF1028 domain-containing protein → MTFSIIARCPATGQFGAAVSSSSPAVAARCIRARSGVGAAVSQNITDPGLGPRLLDLMAAGHGPQQALDALQDRPFIAYRQLMAIDATNPPAIFTGASALGTLASALGEHAACAGNMLASLDVPARMLEAFDAADGALAERLMLALLAGQAAGGEAGPVHSAGLLVVGDLDWPMVDLRLDWVDADPVQALYETWKIYEPQVQDYITRARDPRAAPSFGVPGDL, encoded by the coding sequence ATGACGTTCTCCATCATTGCGCGCTGCCCCGCGACCGGGCAGTTCGGTGCGGCGGTGTCGTCATCGTCCCCCGCGGTGGCGGCCCGCTGCATCCGCGCCCGTAGCGGCGTCGGCGCGGCGGTCAGCCAGAACATTACCGACCCGGGCCTGGGACCGCGGTTGCTGGACTTGATGGCCGCGGGGCACGGGCCGCAGCAGGCGCTGGACGCCCTGCAGGACCGGCCCTTTATTGCCTACCGGCAGCTGATGGCGATCGATGCCACAAACCCGCCCGCGATCTTTACGGGCGCCAGCGCCTTGGGCACCCTGGCGAGTGCACTGGGCGAGCATGCCGCGTGCGCCGGCAACATGCTGGCGTCGCTGGACGTGCCGGCCCGCATGCTGGAGGCATTCGATGCGGCCGACGGCGCGCTGGCCGAACGCCTGATGCTGGCGCTCCTGGCCGGGCAGGCGGCGGGTGGCGAGGCAGGCCCGGTGCATTCGGCCGGTTTGCTGGTGGTGGGCGACCTGGACTGGCCCATGGTGGACCTGCGGCTGGACTGGGTGGATGCCGATCCCGTGCAGGCGCTGTACGAGACGTGGAAGATCTACGAGCCGCAGGTGCAGGATTACATCACCCGCGCCCGCGACCCGCGTGCGGCGCCCAGCTTCGGCGTGCCCGGAGATCTGTAG
- a CDS encoding LysR substrate-binding domain-containing protein translates to MLNRLSLRQMEYFVATAKLGSIASASAQVHISSPSISAAIAHIEAELGVQLFVRHPSKGLALTTVGTLVMQQCEDLLERASRLYDIASDSSNAIQGVLRVGSFQPLTPMLAPEVIFGFARAFSKVEVRLVEGDQQELMNKLHAHEIDVAITYDLQLTDEITFETLAHLPPHVLVSELHPLALQPAVTFEELSPEPMVLLDLPISREYFLSLFAKAGVPANVVARSRSEEVVRSMVANGIGYTLFNVRPKSNQSLDGKRLVRRRLAGENRPMLLGLATYSAMKRSRLVEVFMQRCRSYISDQYIPGMSAASFFDPHMVAPPPDSVA, encoded by the coding sequence ATGCTCAATCGCCTTTCCTTGCGCCAGATGGAATATTTCGTGGCCACTGCCAAGCTGGGCAGCATTGCCTCGGCATCGGCCCAGGTCCACATTTCATCACCGTCCATCTCGGCCGCGATCGCGCATATCGAAGCCGAACTGGGCGTGCAGCTTTTTGTGCGACATCCGTCCAAAGGCCTGGCGCTGACGACCGTGGGCACGCTGGTGATGCAGCAGTGCGAAGACCTGCTGGAACGCGCGTCTCGCCTGTATGACATTGCGTCGGACTCCAGCAATGCGATCCAGGGTGTGCTGCGGGTCGGCAGCTTTCAGCCGTTGACGCCGATGCTGGCGCCCGAAGTCATTTTCGGTTTTGCCCGCGCCTTCTCGAAAGTCGAAGTGCGGCTGGTGGAAGGCGATCAGCAGGAGCTGATGAACAAGCTGCACGCGCACGAGATCGATGTCGCGATCACCTACGACCTGCAGCTGACCGACGAGATCACCTTCGAAACGCTGGCCCATCTGCCGCCCCACGTGCTGGTCAGCGAACTGCATCCCCTGGCGCTGCAGCCCGCGGTCACGTTCGAGGAATTGTCCCCGGAACCCATGGTGCTGCTGGACTTGCCCATAAGCCGCGAGTACTTCCTGTCCTTGTTCGCAAAGGCCGGCGTGCCGGCCAATGTTGTGGCGCGGTCGCGGTCCGAAGAAGTGGTGCGGTCGATGGTGGCGAATGGCATCGGCTACACGCTGTTCAACGTGCGGCCGAAATCCAATCAGTCGCTGGACGGCAAACGCCTGGTGCGGCGCCGCCTGGCCGGCGAGAACCGGCCAATGCTGCTGGGCCTGGCCACCTATAGCGCCATGAAACGATCCCGCCTGGTGGAAGTGTTCATGCAGCGTTGCCGGTCCTACATTTCGGACCAATACATTCCCGGCATGAGTGCGGCGAGTTTCTTCGATCCGCACATGGTGGCGCCGCCGCCCGACAGCGTGGCCTAG
- a CDS encoding acyltransferase — protein MKIIKKVLRRLYFLYCRAGKTVASCQPGVSLKKGVTFLGLPIITLMADSTLEIGQRTVLVSTSMVADLGVINPVILRTVRPHAHISIGDDAGLTGTVICAAKSVTVGRHCLIGSDVIIADNDFHPVTAPNRRYERDPDRIGAKPVVIGDNVFIGARSVILKGVHIGDNAVIGAGSVVTHDIPANTIAAGNPARVVAGVPPIRSLSMLRDTGMPSFDDLAGLQPIVVASASAASQTTH, from the coding sequence ATGAAAATCATCAAGAAAGTCTTGCGGCGCCTCTACTTCCTGTACTGCCGTGCAGGAAAAACCGTCGCCTCCTGCCAGCCGGGCGTCTCCCTGAAAAAGGGCGTGACCTTCCTGGGACTTCCCATCATCACCCTGATGGCAGACTCCACCCTGGAAATCGGCCAGCGCACCGTGCTCGTTTCGACATCGATGGTGGCCGATCTGGGTGTCATCAACCCCGTCATCTTGCGAACGGTGCGCCCGCACGCCCATATTTCGATCGGCGATGACGCCGGCCTGACTGGCACAGTCATCTGCGCGGCCAAGTCGGTCACGGTGGGGCGGCACTGCCTGATCGGGTCCGACGTAATCATTGCCGACAACGACTTTCATCCGGTCACGGCGCCCAATCGCCGCTATGAACGCGACCCCGATCGGATCGGCGCCAAGCCCGTCGTGATCGGCGACAACGTCTTCATCGGGGCACGGTCCGTGATCCTCAAGGGTGTCCACATCGGCGACAACGCCGTGATTGGCGCGGGGTCGGTCGTCACGCACGACATCCCGGCCAACACGATCGCAGCGGGCAATCCGGCGCGCGTGGTGGCGGGCGTCCCGCCCATCCGCAGCCTGTCCATGCTGCGTGACACCGGCATGCCCAGCTTCGACGATCTGGCCGGACTGCAGCCCATCGTGGTGGCCTCGGCGTCGGCAGCGTCACAAACGACGCATTGA
- a CDS encoding aspartate carbamoyltransferase catalytic subunit codes for MRNPQLNRNGELTHLLSIEGLPRAVINHVLDTAASYAPLADHDVKKVPLLHGKSVFNLFFENSTRTRTTFEIAAKRLSADVYNLNINASSASKGESLLDTINNLSAMQADLFVVRHASSGAPHLIAQHVAPHIHVINAGDGRHAHPTQGLLDMYTIRHYKQDFTKLTVAIVGDVLHSRVARSDIHALTTLGVPEVRVIAPLTLLPAGMESLGVKVFTDMAEGLKGVDVIIMLRLQNERMRGALLPSAQEYFKHYGLTQDKLALAAPDAIVMHPGPMNRGVEIDSSVADGKQAVILNQVTFGIAVRMAVMSIVAGA; via the coding sequence ATGCGTAACCCCCAGCTCAACCGTAACGGCGAACTGACGCACCTGCTGTCCATCGAAGGGCTGCCGCGCGCCGTCATCAACCACGTGCTCGATACCGCCGCGTCGTATGCGCCGCTGGCCGACCACGACGTCAAGAAGGTGCCCCTGCTGCACGGCAAGAGCGTCTTCAACCTGTTCTTCGAAAACTCGACGCGCACCCGCACCACGTTCGAGATCGCCGCGAAACGCCTGTCAGCCGACGTCTACAACCTGAATATCAATGCGTCGTCGGCCAGCAAGGGTGAATCGTTGCTGGACACCATCAACAATCTGTCGGCCATGCAGGCGGACCTGTTCGTGGTCCGCCATGCGTCCAGCGGCGCGCCGCACCTGATCGCCCAGCATGTCGCGCCGCACATCCACGTGATCAATGCCGGTGACGGCCGTCATGCGCACCCCACCCAGGGGCTGCTCGACATGTACACCATCCGTCACTACAAGCAGGACTTCACCAAGCTGACGGTTGCGATCGTCGGCGACGTGCTGCATTCGCGGGTGGCGCGGTCCGACATCCATGCCTTGACCACCCTGGGCGTGCCCGAAGTCCGCGTGATCGCGCCGCTCACCCTGCTGCCTGCCGGCATGGAAAGCCTGGGCGTCAAAGTCTTTACCGACATGGCCGAAGGCCTGAAAGGCGTCGACGTCATCATCATGCTGCGCCTGCAGAACGAACGCATGCGCGGCGCGCTGCTGCCCTCGGCACAGGAATACTTTAAGCATTACGGCCTGACGCAAGACAAGCTGGCGCTGGCCGCCCCCGACGCCATCGTGATGCACCCGGGGCCCATGAATCGCGGCGTGGAAATCGACTCATCCGTCGCCGACGGCAAACAGGCGGTGATCCTGAATCAGGTCACGTTCGGGATTGCCGTGCGGATGGCGGTCATGAGTATCGTGGCAGGCGCCTAG
- the ruvX gene encoding Holliday junction resolvase RuvX, producing MPDETLLAFDYGTQFIGIAVGNTLTAHARPLEVLGNTSRDARFARIDALIKEWQPGRLVVGLSLNVDGEEQPMTAHCRKFANQLKGRFGLPVVLVDERGTSLAAQSEMGGSRRGKRVDAVAAAIILQSYFDEPPTDITPESPPDTPHA from the coding sequence ATGCCTGACGAGACGCTGCTGGCCTTCGACTACGGCACCCAGTTCATCGGCATTGCGGTCGGCAACACCCTGACCGCCCATGCCCGGCCGCTGGAAGTCCTGGGCAATACGTCACGCGATGCGCGCTTTGCCCGCATCGACGCACTGATCAAGGAATGGCAGCCGGGCCGCCTGGTGGTGGGCCTGTCGCTCAATGTGGATGGTGAAGAGCAACCCATGACGGCGCACTGCCGCAAGTTCGCCAACCAGCTCAAGGGCCGCTTCGGTCTGCCGGTGGTGCTGGTGGACGAGCGCGGCACCAGCCTGGCCGCGCAGTCGGAAATGGGCGGATCGCGCCGCGGAAAGCGCGTCGATGCCGTTGCCGCCGCCATCATCCTGCAAAGCTACTTCGACGAGCCGCCGACGGACATCACGCCCGAAAGCCCGCCGGACACGCCGCATGCGTAA
- a CDS encoding YqgE/AlgH family protein — translation MTDSPAIDLSNQFLIAMPNMADPNFAGVVIYVCEHTPEGALGLVINRPTDLTLAGLLERIELDIDDVDTDGHTEPVFYGGPVQTDRGFVLHAPTGKYMSTVEVGELALTTSRDVLQAVAEGDGPPRLLVTLGYSGWGAGQLEEELSDNAWLTVMASPDIIFNTPPEQRFNAALKLLGIDPIMLAGEAGHA, via the coding sequence ATGACCGACAGCCCCGCCATCGACCTCTCCAACCAGTTTCTGATCGCCATGCCCAACATGGCGGATCCCAATTTTGCAGGCGTGGTCATCTACGTCTGCGAACACACGCCTGAAGGGGCGCTGGGGCTGGTGATCAACCGGCCCACGGATCTGACCCTGGCCGGCCTTCTGGAACGCATCGAACTCGACATCGACGACGTCGACACCGACGGCCACACCGAACCGGTCTTTTACGGCGGCCCGGTGCAGACCGACCGGGGGTTCGTGCTGCACGCGCCCACCGGCAAGTACATGTCCACGGTCGAAGTGGGCGAACTGGCCCTGACCACGTCCCGCGACGTGCTGCAGGCCGTCGCCGAAGGCGATGGTCCGCCGCGCCTCCTGGTCACCCTGGGCTATTCGGGCTGGGGCGCCGGGCAGCTGGAAGAAGAATTGTCCGACAACGCCTGGCTCACCGTCATGGCCAGCCCGGACATCATCTTCAATACGCCGCCCGAACAGCGCTTCAACGCGGCCCTCAAGCTTCTTGGCATCGACCCCATCATGCTGGCGGGCGAAGCCGGCCATGCCTGA
- a CDS encoding rubredoxin, which produces MRTWMCLICGWIYDEEAGLPEEGIAPGTRWEDVPPNWVCPECGARKEDFEMVEI; this is translated from the coding sequence ATGCGTACCTGGATGTGTTTGATTTGCGGCTGGATCTACGACGAAGAAGCCGGTCTGCCTGAAGAAGGCATCGCCCCCGGCACCCGTTGGGAAGACGTGCCGCCGAACTGGGTCTGTCCGGAATGCGGCGCCCGGAAGGAAGACTTCGAAATGGTAGAGATCTGA
- the thiD gene encoding bifunctional hydroxymethylpyrimidine kinase/phosphomethylpyrimidine kinase, with product MTPPLVLTFAPSDPSGGGGIQADLLTCASMGCQALTVLTGLTVQDSAGIEDSQEVDPEWIDDQARSLLEDMPVRAFKIGGMFSPEAVSTIAEILADYSAIPVVLHLGSDPLETQDAEAEDSAEEILSAALELLVPQATLVVVDAMRLRQWVADGLLELESSSESGVQALLRLGAGWVLTTGLHLGGENVVNTLTGAGESPSDVIEVEYRWIRLPGNFRGAGNTLSAALAAMMAGGVEAPDAAAEAQEYTWQALSAGFQPGMGRILPDRFFWARQPDRDGGHPSTIGDDTVSGAAIDPARGGLSS from the coding sequence TTGACCCCTCCCCTTGTCCTTACGTTCGCGCCGTCAGACCCCAGTGGTGGCGGCGGGATCCAGGCCGACCTGCTTACCTGTGCCAGCATGGGGTGCCAGGCCCTGACGGTCCTGACCGGGTTGACGGTGCAGGATTCGGCGGGCATCGAAGACAGCCAGGAAGTCGATCCGGAATGGATCGACGATCAGGCGCGCAGCCTGCTGGAAGACATGCCGGTGCGCGCCTTCAAGATCGGCGGCATGTTCAGCCCCGAAGCCGTCAGCACGATTGCCGAGATCCTGGCCGACTATTCGGCCATCCCTGTGGTGCTGCACCTGGGGTCCGATCCCCTGGAAACGCAGGATGCCGAGGCCGAAGATTCGGCCGAAGAAATCCTGTCGGCCGCGCTGGAACTGCTGGTGCCGCAGGCGACCCTGGTGGTGGTGGACGCGATGCGCCTGCGCCAGTGGGTGGCCGATGGCCTGCTGGAACTGGAATCGAGCTCGGAATCGGGCGTGCAGGCCCTGCTGCGCCTGGGCGCCGGCTGGGTGCTGACCACCGGGCTGCATCTGGGCGGCGAAAATGTGGTCAACACCCTGACCGGGGCGGGCGAATCGCCGTCGGACGTGATCGAGGTGGAATACCGCTGGATCCGCCTGCCGGGCAATTTCCGCGGCGCGGGCAATACGCTGTCCGCCGCGCTGGCCGCGATGATGGCCGGGGGCGTGGAAGCGCCCGACGCCGCCGCCGAAGCGCAGGAATACACGTGGCAGGCCCTGTCCGCCGGCTTTCAGCCGGGCATGGGGCGCATTCTGCCCGATCGCTTTTTCTGGGCCCGCCAGCCGGATCGTGACGGCGGGCACCCTTCTACCATCGGCGACGATACCGTCAGCGGCGCGGCCATCGATCCCGCGCGCGGCGGTCTGTCGTCCTGA
- the thiE gene encoding thiamine phosphate synthase: MSSAFPPASPVRGLYGITPEWDDIDRLVDGITSAFRGGMQVLQFRRKLASGDRKLGEARRLKDLCDRLGIVYIINDDWRLALDVGATGVHLGRDDGDLAPVRAQVGQGMLIGASCYNELALAESAVREGADHVAFGAVFTSPTKPLAVRAPLSCLTAARDLRLPPNGADARRPAVVAIGGITPDNAPSVVAAGADALAVISALFETDDIEATARAFSRAFASPASTPI, encoded by the coding sequence ATGTCGTCAGCCTTTCCCCCTGCCAGTCCGGTACGCGGCCTGTATGGCATCACGCCTGAATGGGATGACATCGACCGGCTGGTCGACGGCATCACATCCGCTTTCCGGGGCGGCATGCAGGTGCTGCAGTTCCGCCGCAAGCTCGCTTCCGGGGACCGCAAGCTGGGCGAGGCACGGCGGCTGAAGGATCTGTGCGACCGGCTCGGAATCGTCTACATCATCAACGATGACTGGCGCCTGGCGCTGGACGTGGGCGCGACCGGCGTGCATCTGGGCCGGGATGACGGCGATCTGGCGCCCGTGCGTGCGCAGGTCGGCCAGGGCATGCTCATCGGTGCGTCCTGCTATAACGAGCTGGCGCTGGCCGAGTCCGCGGTGCGCGAAGGCGCCGATCACGTGGCGTTCGGGGCAGTGTTCACGTCGCCGACCAAACCCCTGGCCGTGCGCGCGCCCCTGTCGTGCCTGACCGCGGCACGCGACTTGCGCCTGCCGCCCAACGGCGCCGACGCGCGCCGCCCCGCCGTCGTCGCCATCGGTGGCATCACCCCCGACAACGCGCCGTCCGTCGTCGCTGCCGGGGCCGACGCGCTGGCCGTGATCAGCGCCCTTTTCGAGACCGACGACATCGAAGCCACTGCCCGCGCGTTCAGCCGGGCCTTCGCGTCGCCTGCTTCAACCCCTATCTGA